A part of Ziziphus jujuba cultivar Dongzao chromosome 8, ASM3175591v1 genomic DNA contains:
- the LOC107414129 gene encoding receptor-like protein EIX2, protein MENSAILVFLLITTATISATSFCNANTDKLCKESERQALLRFKEDLKDPMNNLSDWVGNGDCCSWTGVVCDNSTGHVHELHVSSLNFDYSYEYHFVMGNGLGGKINPSLLELKHLKHLDLSRNNFKGIRIPSFLGSIHSLIYLNLSYTAFGGVIPHELGNLSSLRYLNLGNNEYENNENELKVENLQWISGLSSLQYLEMSEIDLSKAYDWLQVINMLPSLEELHFSNCQLPYQFSPLSVINSTSSLVTLDLSYNYFGPLMLMWLFSLTNLESLYIQDSGFEGPIPFGLTNLTHLKILDMSLNPFNSTIPPWMCGFKHLEYLDLHQTDLKGKIPSAIGNLSSIDTLQLSYNELEGKLPNSLGSLCKLRELGLYHNNFRGAVSEIFRRFSRCTIDALEVLDLSGNQLSGQPTESLGRLSSLQYFDISYNQLNGSLPENFGQLVNLKSLDISHNLFEGVVSEVHFINLTRLKQFKAHENSLTMKTSPDWLPPFQLEMLNLNDWHLGQQLPHWIRRQEKLLELQISNTGIAGTIPSWFCNISFHLDYLNLSHNKFHGEFPCTNQSWSKIDLSFNQFKGLLPLVSSKIDIVDFSNNSFSGSVSHFFCDKKNFLNARYVNLGNNLLSGKFPKCWMKWNNLVILNLQNNNLSGVIPSSMGYLTNLGWLQLHNNKLHGEFPLSLRKCLSLEVLDLSENKFIGKIPKLIWISLGGLVAINLRSNTFHGEIPLELCSLVSLQILDLSHNNLSGTVPRCFYNLSAMTTLESSYDLSLTFGYWTYKDDFRLKAEVDVVTKGREVEYSSVLKLVKSMDLSSNNLHGEIPVELTSLQLQTLNLSNNHLVGKIPSKIGDMRWLESLDLSNNQLSGTIPPSISSLNFLSYLNLSHNNFTGPIPTGTQLQSFSESSFIGNQLCGPPLQQNCSVSDPATPRGDKQGDDKDYLYLSLGLGFAFGFWGVLASLLFNVPWNMAFCAFLNRIVVRLYGALL, encoded by the coding sequence ATGGAGAATTCCGCCATCCTTGTTTTTCTGCTTATAACAACTGCTACCATTAGCGCTACAAGTTTCTGCAATGCAAACACCGATAAGCTTTGCAAAGAGAGTGAGAGGCAAGCTCTACTGAGATTTAAGGAAGATCTCAAAGATCCCATGAACAACCTTTCCGATTGGGTTGGCAATGGAGATTGTTGCAGCTGGACGGGCGTTGTTTGCGATAACTCTACCGGTCATGTCCATGAGCTCCATGTTAGTTCTCTCAACTTTGATTACAGTTACGAGTATCATTTTGTTATGGGAAATGGGTTGGGTGGTAAGATAAATCCATCTTTATTAGAACTGAAGCATCTCAAACACTTGGACCTAAGTAGAAACAATTTTAAAGGGATTCGAATTCCTAGCTTCCTTGGTTCTATTCACAGTTTAATATATCTTAACCTCTCTTATACTGCATTTGGAGGAGTGATCCCTCATGAACTAGGAAATCTCTCAAGTCTCCGCTATCTGAATTTGGGAAATAATgaatatgaaaataatgaaaatgaatTGAAGGTTGAGAACCTTCAATGGATTTCTGGCCTTTCTTCGCTGCAGTACCTGGAGATGTCAGAGATCGATCTTAGCAAAGCATATGATTGGCTGCAAGTGATAAACATGCTCCCTTCTTTGGAAGAGTTACACTTTTCTAATTGTCAACTCCCATATCAGTTTTCTCCTCTATCTGTCATAAACTCCACCTCATCACTTGTTACCCTTGATCTTTCCTACAACTACTTTGGCCCTTTGATGCTCATGTGGCTATTCAGTCTCACCAATCTAGAATCCCTTTATATCCAAGACAGTGGTTTCGAAGGACCAATTCCATTTGGTCTTACCAATTTGACTCATCTCAAAATTCTTGACATGTCTCTCAATCCATTCAATTCTACCATCCCACCATGGATGTGTGGTTTTAAACATCTTGAGTACCTTGATCTTCATCAGACAGATTTGAAGGGTAAAATTCCAAGTGCCATTGGAAACTTGTCATCCATTGACACTCTTCAATTGTCTTATAATGAACTTGAAGGGAAATTACCAAACTCATTGGGAAGCCTTTGCAAGTTAAGAGAACTTGGACTTTACCATAACAATTTCAGAGGAGCAGTATCGGAAATTTTTAGAAGATTTTCCAGGTGCACTATTGATGCTTTGGAGGTGTTGGATTTGAGCGGAAACCAACTCTCAGGTCAACCCACAGAGTCTCTAGGAAGACTGTCGAGCCtacaatattttgatatttcttaCAACCAGTTAAATGGAAGTCTTCCTGAAAATTTTGGTCAACTTGTAAATCTAAAATCGCTGGATATATCTCATAATTTGTTCGAAGGTGTGGTTTCTGAAGTTCACTTTATTAATCTTACAAGACTGAAGCAGTTTAAAGCACATGAAAACTCGTTGACAATGAAGACAAGTCCAGACTGGCTCCCTCCTTTTCAACTTGAAATGTTGAATCTGAATGATTGGCATTTGGGGCAACAACTACCCCACTGGATTCGGCGGCAGGAAAAATTGTTGGAGTTACAAATATCCAATACTGGAATTGCAGGTACCATTCCCTCTTGGTTTTGTAACATTTCTTTTCACCTAGATTATCTAAATCTTTCTCACAATAAGTTTCACGGGGAGTTTCCGTGTACAAATCAGTcttggtcaaaaattgatctCAGTTTTAACCAATTCAAAGGTTTGCTGCCACTTGTCTCATCGAAAATAGACATAGTAGATTTTTCCAATAACTCGTTTTCTGGATCAGTCTCTCACTTTTTCTGCGATAAGAAGAACTTTCTGAATGCGAGATATGTTAACCTGGGGAACAATCTTCTCTCTGGAAAATTTCCAAAGTGTTGGATGAAATGGAACAACTTGGTGATTTTAAATCTTCAAAACAACAATTTGTCTGGTGTTATTCCTAGCTCTATGGGATATTTGACAAACCTTGGCTGGTTGCAATTGCACAATAATAAACTGCATGGTGAATTTCCTTTGTCCCTGCGAAAGTGTTTAAGCTTGGAGGTTCTTGACCtaagtgaaaataaatttattggaaAGATTCCTAAGTTGATATGGATAAGTTTAGGAGGGTTGGTGGCTATTAATCTTCGTTCAAATACATTTCATGGTGAAATTCCTTTGGAACTCTGCTCTCTTGTAAGTCTTCAAATACTGGATCTTTCACATAATAATTTGTCTGGAACAGTACCAAGATGTTTCTATAATTTGAGTGCTATGACCACCTTGGAGAGTTCATATGACCTCTCTTTGACTTTCGGTTATTGGACATATAAAGATGACTTTCGTTTAAAGGCGGAAGTCGATGTGGTGACGAAAGGAAGGGAAGTTGAATATAGCAGTGTGCTTAAGTTAGTGAAAAGCATGGATCTTTCAAGCAACAATCTTCATGGAGAGATCCCCGTGGAGCTAACTAGCCTTCAATTGCAAACACTGAATTTGTCAAACAATCATTTGGTTGGAAAAATTCCATCAAAGATTGGTGACATGAGATGGCTAGAATCTTTGGATCTGTCCAATAACCAACTATCTGGCACAATACCTCCAAGCATCTCCAGTTTAAATTTTCTAAGTTACTTGAATCTGTCTCACAATAATTTCACGGGGCCAATTCCAACAGGTACTCAGCTTCAAAGCTTCAGTGAGTCCAGCTTTATAGGTAATCAACTTTGCGGACCTCCACTTCAACAAAATTGCTCGGTAAGTGATCCGGCAACTCCACGTGGAGATAAACAAGGTGATGATAAAGATTACTTGTATTTGAGCTTGGGACTTGGATTTGCTTTCGGCTTTTGGGGTGTACTGGCTTCTTTGCTCTTTAACGTGCCTTGGAATATGGCCTTTTGTGCGTTCCTAAATAGGATTGTAGTAAGACTTTATGGTGCTCTGCTTTAG